The DNA window CCAGATCGAATCGGACACCCCATTCGAGAATGGCAAAATGCTGCAGCGTTCAATTTTCCCGGCTACCGAGTCCTACCGGGGAGGCAAACGAACGGTGCAGAAACCAATATCCGCAATGACCTTGTCGCAGTGGCATGTATTGGCACTCGTGGAAGGTCGAGTAGTTGCTGTCAACCGTCTCAGCGAAGAAATCGTCTATGAGCAGTCAGTCTTGGAGCCCGGGCAGCACGCTCTGGGTCTGTTGACTGATGTCACGCAAAAGACGTACTGGCTTTTCACCGGGCAAGAGATCTACGAAGTTGTGGCGAATGACGAAGATCGAGATATTTGGAAGACCTACTTGCGCGAGCAGAAGTTTGACGAAGCCCTCCAATATGCCCGCTGTGCTGCGCAGCGAGATGCTGTGTTGACTGCTTCGGGTGACTTTTTGGCCGAGAAGGGGAACTTTTtcgaggcggccaaggtctGGGGGAAGAGCAGTAAAGGGTTTGAAGAAGTCTGTCTGACGCTCATTGATCACAAAGAGCACGATGCTCTGCGGAAGTATCTTCTTTCGCAGCTCTCGACATACAAGAAAGCGTCGACGATGCAACGGATCATGGTTGCGAGCTGGCTTGTAGAGCTTTTCATGTCCAAGCTGAACTCTCTCGACGATAACATCGCTACCAAGGCTgagttggcggaggatgcgAGTCCTAGGCAAATCGAAGAGCAACTGGGCAGGGTCCGCACCGAGTTCCAAGAGTTTGTGAACAAGCACAAATCCGACTTGGACAAGAAGACGGTCTATGCCATCATCAGCAGTCATGgccgggaggaggagctgcttttctttgccacCGCCACGAACGACCATAGTTACGTTTTGTCGTACTGGATCCAGCGCGAGAAATGGTCGGAAGCGTTGGGCGTGCTCCAGCGGCAAAGTGACCCCGACGTTTTCTACAAGTACAGCAGCGTGCTCATGACACACGCGCCTACGGGGCTGATCGAAATTTTGATGCGCCAGACCAATCTGGAAATCGAACGACTCATCCCCGCGTTGCTGAATTATAACAAGTCTGCCAACGTCTCTCTTGAACAGAACCAAGCTGTGCGCTACCTGAacttcatcatcttccaccatcCGAAACCGTCAGCGGCAGTCCACAACACCCTGATTTCGATCCATGCCTCGAGTTCATCGCCCTCTGAGGCCGGGCTGCTCACCTACCTCCAATCGCAGCATTCGTCACCACCCCCGTACGACGCGGACTTTGCCCTCCGTCTATGTATCCAGCACAAACGGGTGCAGTCATGCATCCACATCTACAGCGCAATGGGCCAGTACCTGCAAGCAGTGGAGATGGCACTCGAACACAACGACATCGAGCTCGCGGCCATTGTCGCCGACCGACCCGAGGGCAACGACAAGCTCCGCAAGAAGCTCTggctcctcgtcgccgagaagaagatccagcAACCGGGAACCGGCATCAAAGACGCGATCGAATTCCTTCACCGCTGCGAGCTTCTCCGCATCGAAGATCTAatccccttcttccccgacTTCGTCGTCATCGACGACTTCAAAGATGAGATCTGCACCGCGCTGGAAACCTACTCGCGCCACATCGACGCTCTCCGCCAAGAAATGGATAACTCCGCGCAGACGGCGCACCAGATCCGCGGCGAGATCGCCGGCCTGGACTCACGCTATGCCATTGTCGAGCCCGGTGAGAAATGCTGGATCTGCTCGTTGCCCCTTCTGAGTCGTCAGTTCTTTGTGTTCCCCTGCCAGCACGCCTTCCACAGTGACTGTCTGGGCAGGGAGGTGCTGGAGGGTGCGGggggcaagaagaagtataTTCGGGACCTGCAGGCTCATCTGAGTACCGGTGATTTGTCTTCCTCAAGGAGAGAGGAGATTGTTAaggagctggatgcgctggTCGCTGAAACTTGGTGAGTTTCTTTCAATTTTGTCCCGCTCTGTACTCTATACTGATCGTTGCTATGCAGTATTCTCTGTGGTGACCACGCCATCAAGCAAATCGATAAGCCGTTCGTCACGGACTCGGAGACGGTCAACAACGACTGGGTTTTGTAAAGAAAGTCGCTCGGCAGCCGGGTTCGCTCGTGCTGTTTTTTGATGTTTGGGATCGCTCGCGTTTCTACAGTGGTGGCTATATTTCATGACAGGCCTGTCCTTGCATACTGCGGTGTGGCAgctttctctttccattGTCTGTGCAACTAATACCCATTCTCGTTATCATCCCCGTATATAGCCTTGAGAGAACTAGCTCATATGATTCGACTTGGATATTCCATTATGTATTACTTCTCTTCTATAAGAATCTCGGTATAACCCAGCGCCACGCAGATAGATCTATATACTCCCTTCCCAAGACGCCACATTAATTATAATCAGAGAATATCGGAGAAAACAACCCAAAGACGAATAGAAGAGAGAAATGGCTCAGTCATGAGAAGGCCACAACTCGCGCAACAACTCCAGATCCTGCGCAACAGCCGGACTGTGCGGCGCGCAGTCTTCCAGAAATCGCATCATCTCCTCGTTCCAGCGCTCCCAGCCAGCGGGGAGAGTGTCGCGCACGCGCGGGCTAGGGGAGTGAGCGATGCAGTAGAAAAGGAGGATTTGGCCGAAGAACCTAACACCCATCAGTCCGTTTATCATAGACCGAGGAGGGGTCAATCACTCACTGAGAACAAAAAGCAAATTTGATAGGAATGCAACTCTTCATCTCCCGGAAAACGCCCTGCGTAACAGGCCAATCCATTGCGTTCCGCAGGCCGCTCTTCACCTGCTCGAAGTCCTCGTCTGTTAAGGAGGATGGCGTGCGCAGTGCTTTGTACAGATATGGCCGGCCGATGTGGAACCGGGCGATCATGTATCTGCCGCGGAGCATGGCGTCGATTACTGCTGTGGCGGGGGAGAGGGGGCGAttttgctggtggtggtggtggtggtggtgatggtgatgagagATAGGGTTTAGAGGGGATGGGGCGGGAGATTGGGATTGGAGGTTACTGGAAGGAGATGGGGCCAGTTGGTCGGTGAactggatggtggtggggaggtTGGTGCGCCATTGTTCGAGTTGGTGGTGGAGTTCGGCGTTGACGGCTGGGAGAGGAAAGGTTCCTGAGTCGGCTGGGGAGGAAATGAGAATTAGTGACGCCCTACAGAAAGACATGAATAACCCCGGATGAAAAAGACTGACAGTAGAAGTAGAGCGAATGCCGAATACGCGTCAGGATGATCCGGTGTGCCACCTGAGCCAGGAAATGATACTGGAAGTACGAGTCGTCGACGACGCTGGTGGAAGCGTATCGGGTCGAGACGTAGCCCGTCGTCTCGAAGCCGATGAATTTAGGGATGGGGACGTGTTCTTCGAGGCGGGAGAGGCCGCTCGGCGGGAGATGGAGCTCTTGCACCAGGATGGTCTCGTTCATCAGGGTGTTCCAGAACACGCGCGATTTCATGTCGCCTTCCCATTCGTCGTAGTTCACGTCGTGACTAGTATATGTTTAGATCTGGCTAGATGTAGAGGtgggagagagggagagactTACTTGGTCAGCATGGATAGGCAGCAGGTCGCTGCGCGGTGGATCATGGCCCAGGAGTCCATTGGACGGAGGATCTGGCTGTAATATACACTGTCGGGGGTTCAGTCAGCGTTGCTCCAAGTTGAAAGGAAGGGGTACATACGACGAGAGGAGATAGAACTGGCAGCTCTGGATATCATTATCGCACATCAAGAACCCAATGCGCCGCCTCGCCTCGTTAAAGAACCGCAGCCCGGGCTGTTCTTCATAGACGACATTCATCCATTCCGGATCCTCGAATCCGTGACTCTGAGATCCCGGCAGGGGATAGTCGCCTTCCCGGTGCGCCAGAACGGCAATACACCCGAGGGCCAGAACATTGAGCACCAGGCAGCTTTCGACGGTATACCCAAAGCCGCTGCCGATGGCGGAGCCCAGCGtaaaagaaaagaaaaacgtCTTGTCCATGATGGGCGTA is part of the Penicillium psychrofluorescens genome assembly, chromosome: 4 genome and encodes:
- a CDS encoding uncharacterized protein (ID:PFLUO_006057-T1.cds;~source:funannotate), which translates into the protein MSKRSLDPMDAHPDPFEDGGLHPQDLLSADEQEQSHPGPSKRPRNFIASVACETCRLKKTRCDESRPKCGLCKSLGLECVYKERKSSKRDQSLSMIMSTLHRLETKLECMPSSILDDLRGQVHPDLSELQGPSAKSTPVVSKSTPAASKSTPATVRETEDDFDFEEANNTTPDSAGRVSISFSQHGVILWPGARQILPDSLLQTHEQLGKNYVIGLESTRDHLPMFTGPFPLQAGEHWLEVLPLALVKGLSDAFFAVFNPFTPIMDKTFFFSFTLGSAIGSGFGYTVESCLVLNVLALGCIAVLAHREGDYPLPGSQSHGFEDPEWMNVVYEEQPGLRFFNEARRRIGFLMCDNDIQSCQFYLLSSVYYSQILRPMDSWAMIHRAATCCLSMLTNHDVNYDEWEGDMKSRVFWNTLMNETILVQELHLPPSGLSRLEEHVPIPKFIGFETTGYVSTRYASTSVVDDSYFQYHFLAQVAHRIILTRIRHSLYFYSDSGTFPLPAVNAELHHQLEQWRTNLPTTIQFTDQLAPSPSSNLQSQSPAPSPLNPISHHHHHHHHHHQQNRPLSPATAVIDAMLRGRYMIARFHIGRPYLYKALRTPSSLTDEDFEQVKSGLRNAMDWPVTQGVFREMKSCIPIKFAFCSQFFGQILLFYCIAHSPSPRVRDTLPAGWERWNEEMMRFLEDCAPHSPAVAQDLELLRELWPSHD
- a CDS encoding uncharacterized protein (ID:PFLUO_006056-T1.cds;~source:funannotate), with protein sequence MALDGSSSYIAPNNLKESSDSLPMFDVQRVQLQFQVAADFVAAQVANNVLVLALSTGRILRIDLDSPEDIDDIDLPKKSSEVGLIRRMFLDPSASHLIVSTTLGENYYLHTQSRQPKALSKLKGVSIESIAWNPSLPTASTREILLGTTDGNVYETYIEPSSEFYRREEKYVASVYKVPDASPVVGVCAELVPSKPDHRRVFVATYAKLVHFLGRTATVRHGREGGGSIYTDLFQRGSSSIHEVQNPSGSAPAVLTVSPSISEGPQSDEESEKEFAWLSSQGIYHGQIESDTPFENGKMLQRSIFPATESYRGGKRTVQKPISAMTLSQWHVLALVEGRVVAVNRLSEEIVYEQSVLEPGQHALGLLTDVTQKTYWLFTGQEIYEVVANDEDRDIWKTYLREQKFDEALQYARCAAQRDAVLTASGDFLAEKGNFFEAAKVWGKSSKGFEEVCLTLIDHKEHDALRKYLLSQLSTYKKASTMQRIMVASWLVELFMSKLNSLDDNIATKAELAEDASPRQIEEQLGRVRTEFQEFVNKHKSDLDKKTVYAIISSHGREEELLFFATATNDHSYVLSYWIQREKWSEALGVLQRQSDPDVFYKYSSVLMTHAPTGLIEILMRQTNLEIERLIPALLNYNKSANVSLEQNQAVRYLNFIIFHHPKPSAAVHNTLISIHASSSSPSEAGLLTYLQSQHSSPPPYDADFALRLCIQHKRVQSCIHIYSAMGQYLQAVEMALEHNDIELAAIVADRPEGNDKLRKKLWLLVAEKKIQQPGTGIKDAIEFLHRCELLRIEDLIPFFPDFVVIDDFKDEICTALETYSRHIDALRQEMDNSAQTAHQIRGEIAGLDSRYAIVEPGEKCWICSLPLLSRQFFVFPCQHAFHSDCLGREVLEGAGGKKKYIRDLQAHLSTGDLSSSRREEIVKELDALVAETCILCGDHAIKQIDKPFVTDSETVNNDWVL